A genomic region of Dermacentor andersoni chromosome 9, qqDerAnde1_hic_scaffold, whole genome shotgun sequence contains the following coding sequences:
- the snu gene encoding ABC transporter G family member 23 isoform X2 — protein sequence MASWTNVVRDPPQFPTTAPGAAGPLVNGKALAAAMPVLSAAPNGKPVFGNATSPPPSRLVVDVRGLRVSYGRGKSAVETLRGIDLSLPEGKIYGLLGPSGCGKTTLLRCIVGRLKPWHGSVHVFGHKPGQPGSYIPGPGVGYMPQELTLYPEFSIIETLTYFGRLFRIESDVLQERTSFLVRFLGLPEKTRLVKNLSGGQKRRVSLAAALIHRPPLLILDEPTVGVDPLLRQSIWHYLVTLTHRESISVIITTHYIEEARLANLVGLMRQGRILAQAVPDDLMQQHGMLTLEDVFLKLCMADNHHNGGHSVGGTLQPQQAENGDVVVPAPPAVEAANGKTLASLAASKETLAANSMTHLVRRNSASVEQLPAMTAQELSDKHAVRKKEPFLDAWFRTWALVAKSLTRLHRNLPVLLFTFLVPSIQVVLFCLCIGSDPFELQVAVVNQETHPLLSVAFLQRIDNTTLSQIPYPDLDSALDSVRKGSSWGVIAIGANFSAALHYRFFLGVNADNRTIEDSSINVYLDMTNQQIGYTLQKTIFEAFSSFSADILIRMNKNPALAQLPVVIKAPIYGVDKPSFTEFMAPGIIISITYIMAVGLTAISIVSEQKEGLLERSWVAGVRPFEVILSHVICQFLVMFVQVAGLLVFTFIVFEIPSRGPFVWVVLLTLLQGCCGMIYGLVISSMCVEENSAIMLALGSFYPNLLLSGVVWPTQAMPYYMRYLSYGLPQTIPTESLRCILSRGWGITHTEVWLGFVVSGAWCAVFLVFAAVAFRLRS from the exons ATGGCCAGCTGGACCAACGTCGTGCGCGATCCACCGCAG TTCCCGACGACGGCACCCGGAGCAGCGGGACCGCTCGTCAACGGCAAGGCGCTCGCGGCTGCCATGCCGGTGCTGTCCGCGGCCCCCAACGGCAAGCCGGTGTTCGGCAACGCCACGTCTCCCCCGCCGTCGAGGCTGGTCGTCGACGTCCGCGGACTGCGCGTCTCCTACGGTCGCGGCAAGAGCGCCGTCGAGACACTCAGGGGCATCGACCTCAGCCTGCCCGAGGGCAAGAT ATACGGACTCCTGGGGCCGAGCGGCTGCGGCAAGACCACCCTCCTACGATGCATCGTGGGTCGACTAAAGCCCTGGCATGGCAGTGTCCACGTGTTCGGCCACAAGCCGGGCCAGCCAGGCAGCTACATCCCGGGTCCCGGTGTGGGCTACATGCCGCAGGAGCTCACACTCTACCCGGAGTTCTCGATAATCGAGACGCTCACTTACTTCGGCCGGCTGTTCAGGATAGAAAGCGATGTGCTCCAGGAGCGCACCTCCTTTCTTGTGCGCTTCCTGGGCTTGCCCGAGAAAACCCGCCTGGTGAAGAACCTGAGCGGGGGACAGAAGCGACGCGTCAGCCTCGCGGCCGCCTTGATTCACCGGCCTCCGCTGCTCATTCTGGACGAGCCGACGGTCGGCGTGGATCCTCTGCTGCGACAGAGCATCTGGCACTACCTGGTCACTCTGACGCACCGCGAGTCCATCAGCGTCATCATCACGACCCACTACATCGAGGAGGCCCGGCTGGCCAACCTCGTGGGCCTGATGCGCCAGGGTCGAATCCTGGCACAGGCGGTGCCCGACGACCTGATGCAGCAGCACGGCATGCTAACGCTCGAGGACGTCTTCCTCAAGCTGTGCATGGCCGACAACCATCACAACGGCGGACACAGCGTCGGTGGCACTCTGCAGCCGCAGCAGGCTGAGAACGGCGACGTCGTTGTCCCGGCGCCGCCTGCCGTCGAGGCGGCCAACGGCAAGACACTGGCGAGCCTCGCTGCAAGCAAGGAGACCTTGGCCGCCAACTCCATGACCCACCTGGTGCGACGCAACAGTGCCAGCGTAGAGCAGCTGCCCGCGATGACGGCGCAGGAATTGAGCGACAAGCATGCCGTGCGCAAGAAGGAGCCCTTCCTGGACGCCTGGTTCAGGACGTGGGCGCTCGTAGCCAAGTCCCTCACCAGGCTGCACCGAAATTTGCC GGTGCTGCTGTTCACATTCCTTGTGCCGTCTATACAAGTGGTGCTGTTCTGCTTATGCATCGGGTCTGACCCGTTCGAGCTGCAAGTGGCCGTCGTCAACCAGGAGACACATCCGCTCCTGTCGGTGGCCTTCCTTCAGCGGATAGACAACACTACGCTAAGTCAG ATTCCGTACCCGGACCTCGACTCGGCGCTGGACTCGGTGCGGAAGGGAAGTTCGTGGGGCGTCATCGCCATCGGGGCCAACTTCTCGGCGGCGTTGCACTACCGCTTCTTCCTGGGAGTGAACGCCGACAACCGCACCATCGAGGACAGCAGCATCAACGTCTACCTGGACATGACCA ACCAACAGATCGGGTACACACTGCAGAAGACCATCTTCGAGGCGTTCAGCTCGTTCTCGGCAGACATTCTAATCAGGATGAACAAGAACCCTGCCCTCGCCCAACTACCAGTCGTG ATCAAAGCCCCCATCTACGGCGTGGACAAGCCTAGCTTCACAGAATTCATGGCTCCTggaatcatcatcagcatcacttACATCATGGCCGTAGGCCTCACAGCCATTTCCATAGTATCCGAGCAAAAGGAAGGCCTCCTTGAGAGAAGCTGGGTGGCCG GCGTACGGCCGTTCGAGGTGATCCTGTCGCACGTGATCTGCCAGTTCCTGGTGATGTTCGTGCAAGTGGCCGGCCTGCTGGTCTTCACCTTCATCGTGTTCGAGATACCGTCGCGGGGCCCCTTCGTGTGGGTCGTGCTCCTGACACTGCTGCAGGGCTGCTGTGGCATGATCTACGGCCTCGTCATCTCCTCCATGTGTGTTGAGGAGAACTCGGCCATCATGCTCGCCCTCGGCTCTTTCTACCCGAACCTGCTGCTCAGCG GCGTGGTGTGGCCGACGCAGGCGATGCCGTACTACATGCGCTACCTGAGCTACGGCCTGCCGCAGACCATCCCCACCGAGTCGCTGCGCTGCATCCTGTCTCGCGGCTGGGGCATCACTCACACCGAGGTCTGGCTCGGCTTCGTCGTCTCGGGCGCCTGGTGCGCCGTCTTCCTCGTCTTCGCCGCGGTCGCCTTCCGCCTGCGAAGCtag
- the snu gene encoding ABC transporter G family member 23 isoform X1, which produces MASGVQLLVYRKTAGQFSNGHFPTTAPGAAGPLVNGKALAAAMPVLSAAPNGKPVFGNATSPPPSRLVVDVRGLRVSYGRGKSAVETLRGIDLSLPEGKIYGLLGPSGCGKTTLLRCIVGRLKPWHGSVHVFGHKPGQPGSYIPGPGVGYMPQELTLYPEFSIIETLTYFGRLFRIESDVLQERTSFLVRFLGLPEKTRLVKNLSGGQKRRVSLAAALIHRPPLLILDEPTVGVDPLLRQSIWHYLVTLTHRESISVIITTHYIEEARLANLVGLMRQGRILAQAVPDDLMQQHGMLTLEDVFLKLCMADNHHNGGHSVGGTLQPQQAENGDVVVPAPPAVEAANGKTLASLAASKETLAANSMTHLVRRNSASVEQLPAMTAQELSDKHAVRKKEPFLDAWFRTWALVAKSLTRLHRNLPVLLFTFLVPSIQVVLFCLCIGSDPFELQVAVVNQETHPLLSVAFLQRIDNTTLSQIPYPDLDSALDSVRKGSSWGVIAIGANFSAALHYRFFLGVNADNRTIEDSSINVYLDMTNQQIGYTLQKTIFEAFSSFSADILIRMNKNPALAQLPVVIKAPIYGVDKPSFTEFMAPGIIISITYIMAVGLTAISIVSEQKEGLLERSWVAGVRPFEVILSHVICQFLVMFVQVAGLLVFTFIVFEIPSRGPFVWVVLLTLLQGCCGMIYGLVISSMCVEENSAIMLALGSFYPNLLLSGVVWPTQAMPYYMRYLSYGLPQTIPTESLRCILSRGWGITHTEVWLGFVVSGAWCAVFLVFAAVAFRLRS; this is translated from the exons TTCCCGACGACGGCACCCGGAGCAGCGGGACCGCTCGTCAACGGCAAGGCGCTCGCGGCTGCCATGCCGGTGCTGTCCGCGGCCCCCAACGGCAAGCCGGTGTTCGGCAACGCCACGTCTCCCCCGCCGTCGAGGCTGGTCGTCGACGTCCGCGGACTGCGCGTCTCCTACGGTCGCGGCAAGAGCGCCGTCGAGACACTCAGGGGCATCGACCTCAGCCTGCCCGAGGGCAAGAT ATACGGACTCCTGGGGCCGAGCGGCTGCGGCAAGACCACCCTCCTACGATGCATCGTGGGTCGACTAAAGCCCTGGCATGGCAGTGTCCACGTGTTCGGCCACAAGCCGGGCCAGCCAGGCAGCTACATCCCGGGTCCCGGTGTGGGCTACATGCCGCAGGAGCTCACACTCTACCCGGAGTTCTCGATAATCGAGACGCTCACTTACTTCGGCCGGCTGTTCAGGATAGAAAGCGATGTGCTCCAGGAGCGCACCTCCTTTCTTGTGCGCTTCCTGGGCTTGCCCGAGAAAACCCGCCTGGTGAAGAACCTGAGCGGGGGACAGAAGCGACGCGTCAGCCTCGCGGCCGCCTTGATTCACCGGCCTCCGCTGCTCATTCTGGACGAGCCGACGGTCGGCGTGGATCCTCTGCTGCGACAGAGCATCTGGCACTACCTGGTCACTCTGACGCACCGCGAGTCCATCAGCGTCATCATCACGACCCACTACATCGAGGAGGCCCGGCTGGCCAACCTCGTGGGCCTGATGCGCCAGGGTCGAATCCTGGCACAGGCGGTGCCCGACGACCTGATGCAGCAGCACGGCATGCTAACGCTCGAGGACGTCTTCCTCAAGCTGTGCATGGCCGACAACCATCACAACGGCGGACACAGCGTCGGTGGCACTCTGCAGCCGCAGCAGGCTGAGAACGGCGACGTCGTTGTCCCGGCGCCGCCTGCCGTCGAGGCGGCCAACGGCAAGACACTGGCGAGCCTCGCTGCAAGCAAGGAGACCTTGGCCGCCAACTCCATGACCCACCTGGTGCGACGCAACAGTGCCAGCGTAGAGCAGCTGCCCGCGATGACGGCGCAGGAATTGAGCGACAAGCATGCCGTGCGCAAGAAGGAGCCCTTCCTGGACGCCTGGTTCAGGACGTGGGCGCTCGTAGCCAAGTCCCTCACCAGGCTGCACCGAAATTTGCC GGTGCTGCTGTTCACATTCCTTGTGCCGTCTATACAAGTGGTGCTGTTCTGCTTATGCATCGGGTCTGACCCGTTCGAGCTGCAAGTGGCCGTCGTCAACCAGGAGACACATCCGCTCCTGTCGGTGGCCTTCCTTCAGCGGATAGACAACACTACGCTAAGTCAG ATTCCGTACCCGGACCTCGACTCGGCGCTGGACTCGGTGCGGAAGGGAAGTTCGTGGGGCGTCATCGCCATCGGGGCCAACTTCTCGGCGGCGTTGCACTACCGCTTCTTCCTGGGAGTGAACGCCGACAACCGCACCATCGAGGACAGCAGCATCAACGTCTACCTGGACATGACCA ACCAACAGATCGGGTACACACTGCAGAAGACCATCTTCGAGGCGTTCAGCTCGTTCTCGGCAGACATTCTAATCAGGATGAACAAGAACCCTGCCCTCGCCCAACTACCAGTCGTG ATCAAAGCCCCCATCTACGGCGTGGACAAGCCTAGCTTCACAGAATTCATGGCTCCTggaatcatcatcagcatcacttACATCATGGCCGTAGGCCTCACAGCCATTTCCATAGTATCCGAGCAAAAGGAAGGCCTCCTTGAGAGAAGCTGGGTGGCCG GCGTACGGCCGTTCGAGGTGATCCTGTCGCACGTGATCTGCCAGTTCCTGGTGATGTTCGTGCAAGTGGCCGGCCTGCTGGTCTTCACCTTCATCGTGTTCGAGATACCGTCGCGGGGCCCCTTCGTGTGGGTCGTGCTCCTGACACTGCTGCAGGGCTGCTGTGGCATGATCTACGGCCTCGTCATCTCCTCCATGTGTGTTGAGGAGAACTCGGCCATCATGCTCGCCCTCGGCTCTTTCTACCCGAACCTGCTGCTCAGCG GCGTGGTGTGGCCGACGCAGGCGATGCCGTACTACATGCGCTACCTGAGCTACGGCCTGCCGCAGACCATCCCCACCGAGTCGCTGCGCTGCATCCTGTCTCGCGGCTGGGGCATCACTCACACCGAGGTCTGGCTCGGCTTCGTCGTCTCGGGCGCCTGGTGCGCCGTCTTCCTCGTCTTCGCCGCGGTCGCCTTCCGCCTGCGAAGCtag